In a single window of the Pseudomonas oryzihabitans genome:
- a CDS encoding pyridine nucleotide-disulfide oxidoreductase, with the protein MARNDLSESTLGCLIGGAGPAGLGFLFNAIKRGAIEQLARAGTIIVDAGTELGAGKLGDYQIIANSVSDVFLDCLRDPLLAPILAPLQASPTFRHLKLNAQEAPALPIVGQLFQQAAGLVLPWLERQYGIPTWRQTRITEVTCEESGYVVWLEQAGAIRRVRTSSLVLNLGGEQTRRSFEESTQALGLQLPQSASIDSSDSLLRLQPEALRQRYRARLKDGGPICVVGGSHSAFSALDNLASALHHDGLRELTLIHRSPIRLFYETAAEAVAAGYDFDPQQDICPISQRVNRSGGLRYRAHEIGRQVLAGQPIGGTPVKVRALQLDGSAKRLASAQSLFDSAALLVQGMGYQPIVPELRSQDGRPLTLRTLRGGLDSDAAGCPLDQHGQRLKGLHLFGLGSGLAVDPRLGSEASFSGRIYGVWQFHNDASREALDSVLNRLDRPGLSRRQPADAVAEHA; encoded by the coding sequence ATGGCAAGGAATGATCTATCGGAATCGACATTAGGATGTCTAATTGGTGGCGCAGGTCCGGCTGGTCTTGGATTCCTGTTCAACGCCATCAAGCGCGGCGCGATAGAGCAGCTCGCCCGGGCAGGCACCATCATCGTCGATGCCGGAACCGAACTGGGTGCCGGCAAGCTAGGTGACTACCAGATCATCGCCAACTCGGTGAGCGACGTCTTTCTCGACTGTCTGCGCGATCCCCTGCTGGCCCCCATCCTGGCGCCGCTGCAGGCCTCACCGACCTTTCGCCATCTCAAGCTGAATGCCCAGGAAGCGCCTGCGCTGCCCATCGTCGGCCAGCTCTTCCAGCAGGCTGCCGGCCTGGTCCTGCCGTGGCTCGAACGCCAGTACGGCATCCCCACCTGGCGCCAGACCCGCATCACCGAAGTCACCTGCGAAGAATCGGGCTATGTGGTCTGGCTCGAGCAGGCGGGTGCCATCCGTCGCGTTCGCACCTCCAGCCTGGTGCTGAACCTGGGTGGCGAACAGACGCGGCGCAGCTTCGAGGAAAGCACCCAGGCCCTGGGCCTGCAACTGCCCCAGAGCGCCTCGATCGACAGCTCCGACAGTCTGCTGCGTCTGCAACCCGAGGCCCTGCGTCAGCGTTACCGCGCGCGTCTCAAGGACGGCGGCCCCATCTGCGTGGTCGGCGGCTCCCACAGTGCCTTTTCCGCCCTGGACAATCTCGCCAGTGCCCTGCACCACGACGGCCTGCGCGAATTGACCCTGATCCATCGTTCGCCGATCCGGCTGTTCTACGAGACCGCCGCCGAAGCGGTGGCCGCGGGCTACGACTTCGACCCCCAGCAGGACATCTGCCCCATTTCCCAGCGAGTCAACCGCTCGGGTGGATTGCGCTACCGGGCCCACGAGATCGGCCGCCAGGTGCTTGCCGGACAGCCCATCGGCGGTACGCCGGTCAAGGTCAGGGCCCTGCAGCTCGATGGCAGCGCCAAACGCCTGGCCAGCGCCCAGTCGCTGTTCGACAGCGCCGCCCTGCTGGTACAGGGCATGGGCTATCAACCCATAGTGCCCGAGCTGCGTAGCCAGGACGGACGTCCCCTGACCCTGCGCACCCTGCGCGGTGGCCTGGATTCCGATGCGGCCGGCTGCCCGCTGGACCAGCACGGCCAGCGACTCAAGGGATTGCACCTCTTCGGTCTGGGCTCAGGTCTGGCGGTTGATCCCCGACTGGGTAGCGAGGCGTCCTTTTCCGGACGCATCTACGGTGTCTGGCAGTTCCACAACGATGCCAGTCGGGAGGCGCTCGACTCGGTACTCAATCGTCTGGACAGGCCTGGCCTCTCGCGCCGGCAACCGGCCGACGCAGTCGCCGAACACGCTTGA
- a CDS encoding DegT/DnrJ/EryC1/StrS family aminotransferase, producing MINVTKPYLGDKERFKAYIDKIYANNWITNQGPLHAQLEERLRDYLGVRNIILVNNGTLALQVAYRALGLSGSAITTPFSFVATTSTLHWEGIRPVFADIHPETWNLDPANVEAAIESDTSAIVATHVFGNPCDVRGLQQVANRHGLKVIYDGAHAFGTLYEGRSVLEWGDISTVSFHATKLFHTIEGGAIITENDELAERVRRMINFGIVDAERIEGVGINAKLNEVSAAMGLCILDELEDILARRAVIGQHYERRLQGAFDLQRPTYGSQLNYSYFPVALRDEPSLLDTKKALNAVGINPRRYFYPSLETLDYLQPQAIKPVSRKLSQRILCVPIYPDLPQTTQDLLLETLLSAQQKKTSLESLRALITPAQLLPSWDFPGDSSPVLT from the coding sequence ATGATCAATGTGACCAAGCCCTATCTGGGCGACAAGGAACGCTTCAAGGCGTATATCGACAAGATCTACGCCAACAACTGGATAACCAATCAAGGCCCTCTGCACGCCCAGCTCGAAGAGCGCCTGCGCGATTATCTAGGGGTCAGAAACATCATCCTGGTCAACAACGGTACCCTGGCCCTGCAGGTCGCCTACCGCGCCCTGGGCCTGTCCGGCAGCGCCATCACCACGCCCTTCAGCTTCGTCGCCACCACCAGTACCCTGCACTGGGAGGGGATCCGGCCGGTCTTCGCCGACATCCACCCGGAGACCTGGAACCTGGACCCGGCCAACGTCGAAGCGGCCATCGAGTCCGATACCTCGGCCATCGTCGCCACCCACGTGTTCGGCAACCCCTGCGATGTCCGTGGGCTGCAACAGGTCGCCAATCGCCACGGCCTGAAGGTCATCTATGACGGTGCCCATGCCTTTGGCACCCTCTACGAAGGCCGCTCCGTGCTGGAGTGGGGCGACATCTCCACCGTCAGCTTCCACGCCACCAAGCTGTTCCATACCATTGAAGGCGGGGCGATCATCACCGAAAACGACGAGCTCGCCGAGCGCGTCCGGCGCATGATCAACTTCGGCATCGTCGATGCCGAGCGCATCGAGGGCGTGGGTATCAACGCCAAGCTCAACGAGGTGTCCGCGGCCATGGGGCTGTGCATCCTGGACGAGCTGGAAGACATCCTGGCCCGGCGCGCCGTCATCGGCCAGCACTATGAGCGCCGCCTGCAAGGCGCGTTCGACCTGCAGCGCCCCACCTACGGCAGCCAGCTGAACTACAGCTACTTCCCGGTGGCCCTGCGCGACGAGCCGAGCCTGCTGGACACCAAGAAAGCCCTGAACGCTGTCGGCATCAATCCCCGGCGCTATTTCTATCCGTCCCTGGAAACCCTGGATTACCTGCAGCCCCAGGCGATCAAGCCGGTCTCGCGCAAGCTGAGCCAGCGCATCCTCTGCGTGCCCATCTATCCGGACCTGCCCCAGACGACTCAGGACCTGCTGCTCGAGACCCTGCTGTCGGCACAGCAGAAAAAGACCAGCCTGGAATCCCTGCGGGCACTCATCACACCGGCACAGCTGCTGCCGAGCTGGGATTTTCCCGGCGACTCCTCCCCTGTTCTAACTTGA
- a CDS encoding lipopolysaccharide biosynthesis protein: protein MTSPAKVSVLRNTLINYAGQAYALLIGILIQPMYLGHLGAETYGLIGFFAVLQTWLQLLDVGISASLVRDVAHGRGQTGAAGTRGQLLRSLEFIFIPLATLAFVAIELNSNWMAAHWLNVQGLPTETVAHCIGLMGLMIAFRLLSTLYKSGVQGVELHGWLNLVNVLIATVRYFGGLILVMWISQEPLDFFVFQAFVAVFEMLVYALKAYRLLPNPTWWSGFDWQRVKPIVPFALSMSFTSILWIALTQLDKLVLSKALPLSEYGYFSLVALISTGIVTLTNPLVQALLPRMTVLVSQEKPLELERLYRNAARFAFGILLPLAAMVAFHGEALVFAWTGDKVSAHWSEPILFWYALGSALLALSQFQFYLQYAYGKLRLHVWYSLVSAAISVPIVILVVLHYGAYGAALAWFFMRLIPFVIWPMIVHGRFAPNLQRYWNQDLLVAVVVTAIGVGLSKLLYQQIQPQERFSILATLALGGGLTLVLMALSYVLCSPKQTRTRLFSQLYKAGI from the coding sequence ATGACCAGTCCCGCGAAAGTGTCGGTGTTGCGTAACACCCTGATCAACTATGCCGGCCAAGCCTATGCGCTGCTGATCGGTATCTTGATCCAGCCGATGTATCTCGGTCATCTGGGTGCCGAAACCTACGGTCTGATCGGCTTCTTCGCCGTGCTGCAGACCTGGCTGCAACTGCTCGACGTCGGCATTTCCGCCTCGCTGGTCCGCGACGTCGCCCACGGCCGTGGCCAGACGGGCGCGGCGGGTACCCGCGGCCAGCTGCTGCGGTCACTGGAATTCATCTTCATTCCCCTGGCGACTCTGGCCTTCGTCGCCATCGAGCTGAATTCCAACTGGATGGCGGCCCATTGGCTCAACGTCCAGGGCCTACCCACGGAAACCGTGGCCCACTGCATTGGCCTGATGGGGCTGATGATCGCCTTTCGCCTGCTGTCGACGCTGTACAAGAGCGGCGTCCAGGGTGTCGAGCTGCACGGCTGGCTGAATCTGGTCAACGTGCTGATCGCCACGGTGCGCTACTTCGGCGGCCTGATCCTGGTGATGTGGATTTCCCAGGAGCCCCTGGACTTCTTTGTGTTCCAGGCCTTCGTCGCCGTCTTCGAGATGCTGGTCTATGCGCTCAAGGCCTATCGCCTGCTGCCCAACCCCACCTGGTGGAGCGGTTTCGACTGGCAACGCGTGAAGCCCATCGTGCCCTTCGCGCTAAGCATGTCCTTCACCTCTATTCTGTGGATCGCCCTGACCCAGCTCGACAAGCTGGTGCTGTCCAAGGCCCTGCCGCTGTCCGAATACGGCTACTTCAGCCTGGTGGCGCTGATCTCCACCGGCATCGTCACCCTGACCAACCCGCTGGTGCAGGCGCTGCTGCCACGCATGACGGTACTGGTATCCCAGGAGAAACCGCTCGAACTGGAAAGGCTCTATCGCAACGCGGCACGCTTTGCCTTCGGCATCCTGCTGCCCCTGGCGGCCATGGTGGCCTTCCACGGCGAGGCGCTGGTCTTTGCCTGGACCGGTGACAAGGTCTCCGCCCACTGGAGCGAGCCGATCCTGTTCTGGTACGCCTTGGGCTCCGCCCTGCTCGCCCTCAGCCAGTTCCAGTTCTACCTGCAGTACGCCTACGGCAAGTTGCGCCTGCACGTCTGGTACAGCCTGGTCTCCGCGGCCATCTCCGTGCCCATCGTGATCCTGGTGGTCCTGCATTACGGCGCTTATGGCGCGGCGCTGGCCTGGTTCTTCATGCGCCTGATCCCCTTCGTGATCTGGCCGATGATCGTGCACGGCCGCTTCGCGCCGAATCTGCAGCGCTACTGGAACCAGGATCTGCTGGTGGCCGTAGTGGTGACCGCCATCGGCGTGGGCCTGAGCAAGCTGCTGTACCAACAGATTCAACCGCAGGAGCGATTTTCCATCCTGGCCACCCTTGCCCTGGGCGGCGGACTGACCCTGGTGCTGATGGCGCTGAGCTACGTGCTCTGTTCTCCGAAACAGACCCGTACGCGCCTGTTTTCCCAACTCTACAAAGCAGGTATCTGA
- a CDS encoding glycosyltransferase family 2 protein: MDARTEAEIMKNWPTDSSRPVVSVVCLTFNHRDYIAQAIDGFLRQQTNFPFEIIINDDASTDGTRDVLKDYESRYPKLIRLILQQENQYSLGKPYGMPVFQHARGDYIAYCEGDDYWNDPRKLQLQVDFLENNRDYALTFHASYAFNSKGIVNPQRFDGQDHYDRSETELKQALPLSTLTACFRNVLRGLPPELETAALMDIVWWSLLGAHGKGKFMEEIRPAAYRVHEGGIFSMRASQKRLQMDLHTQYCLANYYYRLGDRDLHIFFLRQVLSLSLSSIPPTQKVKALLRAVCNITVNIGRRFAPKRVTY; the protein is encoded by the coding sequence ATGGACGCTCGGACCGAAGCAGAGATCATGAAGAACTGGCCTACCGACTCCAGTCGGCCAGTCGTCAGCGTCGTCTGCCTGACCTTCAACCATCGTGACTACATCGCCCAGGCCATCGATGGCTTCCTGCGGCAACAGACCAATTTCCCCTTCGAGATCATCATCAACGATGACGCCTCGACCGATGGTACCCGGGACGTTCTCAAGGACTACGAGAGCCGTTACCCCAAACTGATCCGCCTGATCCTGCAACAGGAAAACCAGTACAGCCTGGGCAAGCCCTATGGCATGCCGGTCTTCCAGCACGCCCGCGGCGACTACATCGCCTACTGCGAAGGCGACGACTACTGGAACGACCCGCGCAAGCTGCAGCTGCAGGTGGATTTCCTGGAAAACAATCGGGACTACGCCCTGACCTTCCATGCCTCCTATGCCTTCAACAGCAAGGGCATCGTCAATCCGCAGCGCTTCGATGGCCAGGATCACTACGACCGCAGCGAGACCGAGCTGAAGCAGGCCCTGCCGCTGTCCACCCTGACCGCCTGCTTCCGCAATGTCCTGCGGGGACTGCCGCCGGAACTGGAAACCGCCGCGCTCATGGACATCGTCTGGTGGTCGCTGCTGGGCGCCCATGGCAAGGGCAAGTTCATGGAGGAAATCCGTCCGGCCGCCTACCGCGTGCACGAGGGTGGCATCTTCTCCATGCGCGCCAGCCAGAAGCGCCTGCAGATGGATCTCCATACCCAGTACTGCCTCGCCAACTACTACTACCGCCTCGGCGACAGAGACCTGCACATCTTCTTCCTGCGCCAGGTCCTGAGTCTTTCGCTGTCCTCGATTCCGCCGACCCAGAAGGTCAAGGCGCTGCTTCGAGCGGTGTGCAACATCACTGTGAACATCGGGCGACGCTTCGCCCCCAAACGCGTCACCTACTGA
- a CDS encoding polysaccharide biosynthesis tyrosine autokinase has protein sequence MTAMQRSSFEQHEEQHLDLKTMALTLLDHKKLIAGITAGFLAVGITYAVLSTPQYIAGAMIQIEPKKNALTAVAETVVRPNSASPAVAEIELLKSRAVLTKTVENLRLDIEAKPRFFPLIGHYLWRTYEADKPGQLADSWSPLRGFAWGGEQIDVFQFDVPDDMYGETLTVVAGNNGRYRLLDKDKQPLLDGQVGQMASGNGYRMQIKTLTARPGTEFKVTRNRVITTAQLYQNRIKTSEAGKESGIIYLSLADENPDLAKSVLSEISRLYVLQNVERSSAEAAQRLDFLRGQLPAVRKDLESAEAALNSYQTNSRSVDISLETKAVLDKIVTLDSSISQLKLKQAEYDRLYTRDHPSYKTLLNQLAQLEVEKRSLSRKVEALPSTQQELLRLNRDMKVTNQTYQLLLNQAQEQDIIRAGTIGNVRLVDNADVNLDEPATNRKIALILSLLLGLVTSVVVVFVRQAFQKGIENPDTVEQIGLPVYSTLPFTKDQERLNRRLKKKTRTGEPNLLSVVQPANLAVESLRSLRSSLHFAMLEAKNRVIMISSPTPGVGKSFVSSNLAVVVAQSGQRVLLIDADMRKGYLHRVFGLQPQAGLSELLTGRSKLRETIVPSGVAQLDVIGCGQAAPNPSELLMHANFSRLLDEVGSLYDLVIVDTPPILAVTDAALVGRLAGTTLLVTRFGQSTLKAVENSRRRFAQNGITIKGAILNGVQRKASMAIEDDGAYGYYEYGPRT, from the coding sequence ATGACCGCCATGCAGCGCTCTTCGTTCGAACAACACGAAGAACAACATCTGGACCTCAAGACGATGGCCCTCACGCTTCTCGATCACAAGAAGCTGATCGCGGGCATCACCGCGGGCTTTCTGGCCGTGGGCATCACCTATGCCGTGCTGTCCACCCCGCAGTACATCGCCGGGGCGATGATCCAGATCGAACCCAAGAAGAATGCACTCACGGCGGTTGCCGAGACCGTGGTGCGCCCCAACTCGGCCTCGCCGGCGGTAGCCGAGATCGAGCTGCTGAAGTCGCGCGCGGTGCTGACCAAGACCGTGGAGAACCTGCGCCTGGATATCGAAGCCAAGCCACGCTTCTTCCCGCTGATCGGCCACTACCTGTGGCGGACCTACGAAGCCGACAAGCCGGGTCAACTGGCGGACAGCTGGTCGCCGCTGCGCGGTTTCGCCTGGGGCGGCGAGCAGATCGACGTCTTCCAGTTCGACGTTCCGGACGACATGTACGGCGAGACCCTGACGGTCGTGGCCGGCAACAACGGTCGCTATCGCCTGCTGGACAAGGACAAGCAGCCGCTGCTGGATGGCCAGGTCGGCCAGATGGCCAGCGGTAACGGCTATCGCATGCAGATCAAGACGCTGACCGCGCGTCCTGGCACCGAATTCAAGGTGACCCGCAACCGCGTCATCACCACCGCCCAGCTCTATCAGAACCGCATCAAGACCAGCGAAGCGGGCAAGGAATCGGGCATCATCTACCTGTCCCTGGCGGACGAGAATCCCGACCTGGCCAAGAGCGTCCTGTCCGAGATCAGCCGCCTGTACGTGCTGCAGAACGTCGAGCGCAGCTCGGCGGAAGCGGCGCAGCGCCTGGACTTCCTGCGCGGCCAGCTGCCGGCGGTACGCAAGGACCTGGAAAGTGCCGAAGCGGCGCTGAACAGCTATCAGACCAACAGCCGCTCCGTGGACATCAGCCTGGAAACCAAGGCGGTCCTGGACAAGATCGTCACCCTCGACAGCTCCATCTCCCAGCTCAAGCTCAAGCAGGCTGAATACGATCGCCTCTATACCCGCGATCACCCCAGCTACAAGACCCTGCTGAACCAGCTCGCTCAGCTGGAAGTGGAAAAACGTAGCTTGTCGCGCAAGGTGGAAGCCCTGCCCAGCACCCAGCAGGAGCTGCTGCGCCTGAACCGCGACATGAAGGTCACCAACCAGACCTATCAGCTGCTGCTCAACCAGGCTCAGGAACAGGACATCATCCGCGCCGGCACCATCGGCAACGTGCGCCTGGTCGACAACGCCGACGTCAACCTCGACGAACCGGCCACCAACCGCAAGATCGCGCTGATCCTGTCGCTGCTGCTGGGTCTGGTGACGTCCGTCGTGGTGGTCTTCGTTCGCCAGGCCTTCCAGAAGGGCATCGAGAATCCCGACACCGTCGAGCAGATCGGCCTGCCGGTCTACTCCACCCTGCCCTTCACCAAGGACCAGGAGCGCCTGAACCGTCGCCTGAAGAAGAAGACCCGCACCGGCGAGCCCAATCTGCTGAGCGTGGTGCAACCGGCCAACCTGGCGGTGGAATCCCTGCGCAGCCTGCGTTCGAGCCTGCACTTCGCCATGCTGGAAGCCAAGAACCGGGTGATCATGATTTCCAGCCCGACCCCGGGCGTCGGCAAATCCTTCGTCTCCAGCAACCTCGCCGTGGTAGTCGCCCAGTCGGGTCAGCGCGTACTGCTGATCGACGCCGACATGCGCAAGGGCTACCTGCACCGCGTGTTCGGCCTGCAGCCCCAGGCCGGCCTGTCCGAACTGCTGACTGGCCGCAGCAAGCTGCGCGAAACCATCGTGCCGAGCGGTGTCGCCCAGCTGGATGTCATCGGCTGCGGTCAGGCCGCGCCGAATCCCTCGGAGCTGCTGATGCACGCCAACTTCTCCCGTCTGCTGGACGAAGTGGGCAGCCTCTATGACCTGGTGATCGTCGATACCCCGCCGATCCTGGCGGTGACCGATGCCGCCCTGGTGGGTCGTCTGGCCGGTACCACGCTGCTGGTCACCCGTTTCGGTCAGAGCACCCTCAAGGCCGTGGAGAACTCCCGTCGTCGCTTCGCCCAGAACGGCATCACCATCAAGGGCGCCATCCTCAACGGGGTCCAGCGCAAGGCGTCGATGGCCATCGAGGACGATGGCGCCTATGGCTACTACGAATACGGCCCCCGTACCTGA
- the rfaH gene encoding transcription/translation regulatory transformer protein RfaH, with the protein MTLAHPTGHWYLVQTKPNQEARAEENLSRQGYVCFRPQRERKASGRSRAAGSESLFPGYLFIQLNDVNDNWYPIRSTRGVNRIVSFGTQPTAVSEGIIDDIRQRLATLAEPAPTHQPGETVRVQYSQALEMDAVFLSADGNERAIILLRILQREQRVSVSLDQLSAATPVNQRLRA; encoded by the coding sequence ATGACGCTCGCCCATCCCACCGGTCACTGGTATCTGGTGCAGACCAAGCCCAACCAGGAAGCCCGGGCTGAAGAAAACCTGAGCAGACAGGGCTATGTCTGCTTCAGGCCCCAGCGCGAGCGCAAGGCGTCGGGTAGAAGTCGCGCGGCAGGCAGCGAGTCGCTGTTCCCGGGTTATCTGTTCATTCAGCTCAACGACGTGAACGACAACTGGTATCCCATCCGCTCGACTCGCGGCGTCAATCGGATCGTCAGCTTCGGCACTCAGCCGACGGCCGTGAGCGAAGGCATCATCGACGACATCCGCCAGCGGCTCGCCACGCTGGCGGAGCCTGCTCCTACCCACCAGCCCGGCGAGACCGTGCGGGTGCAGTACAGCCAGGCGCTGGAAATGGACGCGGTTTTCCTGAGCGCCGACGGTAACGAGCGGGCAATCATCCTGCTCCGCATCCTGCAGCGCGAACAACGGGTCAGCGTTTCTCTTGATCAATTGTCGGCAGCGACTCCCGTCAACCAACGGTTGCGCGCCTGA
- a CDS encoding glycosyltransferase has translation MQCKTTVVTVTYGNRLGYLEQLVTRALAERTIHQVVVVSNAATVSLDSLEARWPGQVKVIALSENTGSANGYAVALEAALATDTTHIWMMDDDNAPLGDALEVLHRRLDELGAVHGRDKVAVLGYRPTQQADIAQCIPTRMITQPRSSYFGFHVARIPYKIWRRLPWGRPRGGKPEALVELPFAPYGGMLAHRSLYERIGLPLRELVLYSDDTEYTYRITQAGGKLFMVTEAELEELEHSWNIKEGTSNVYQNYLQAGSDFRAYYAARNQAWFDKNVWASSRPMYSLNRYVFHTLLKWFARDDKSRQRLALIRQAVQDGETGALGINRSYPL, from the coding sequence ATGCAATGCAAAACCACGGTCGTTACCGTCACCTACGGCAATCGCCTCGGCTATCTGGAGCAGCTGGTCACCCGCGCCCTGGCCGAACGCACCATTCACCAGGTCGTGGTGGTGAGCAACGCGGCGACGGTGTCCCTGGATAGCCTCGAAGCCCGCTGGCCCGGCCAGGTCAAGGTGATCGCCCTGAGCGAAAACACCGGGTCCGCCAACGGTTACGCCGTGGCCCTGGAAGCCGCCCTGGCCACCGATACCACCCATATCTGGATGATGGACGACGACAACGCTCCCCTGGGCGATGCCCTCGAGGTGCTGCATCGCCGTCTGGACGAACTCGGGGCCGTCCATGGCCGCGACAAGGTCGCCGTGCTCGGCTACCGGCCGACCCAGCAGGCCGACATCGCCCAGTGCATTCCCACCCGGATGATCACCCAGCCACGTTCGAGCTACTTCGGCTTCCACGTGGCCCGTATCCCCTACAAGATCTGGCGCCGCCTGCCCTGGGGTCGTCCGCGCGGCGGCAAGCCGGAAGCCCTGGTCGAGCTGCCCTTCGCGCCCTATGGCGGCATGCTGGCCCACCGCAGCCTCTATGAGCGCATCGGCCTGCCGCTGCGCGAGCTGGTGCTCTACTCCGACGACACCGAGTACACCTACCGCATCACCCAGGCCGGCGGAAAGCTGTTCATGGTCACCGAGGCGGAGCTCGAAGAGCTGGAGCACTCGTGGAACATCAAGGAAGGCACCAGCAACGTCTACCAGAACTACCTGCAGGCCGGCTCGGACTTCCGCGCCTACTACGCCGCCCGTAACCAGGCCTGGTTCGACAAGAACGTCTGGGCCAGCTCCCGGCCGATGTACAGCCTCAACCGCTACGTCTTCCACACGCTGCTCAAGTGGTTCGCACGCGACGACAAGAGCCGCCAACGTCTGGCCCTGATCCGGCAGGCGGTCCAGGACGGCGAAACCGGGGCCCTGGGTATAAACCGCAGCTATCCACTATGA
- a CDS encoding glycosyltransferase family 4 protein, with amino-acid sequence MKLLFLNSFYPPHVGGGAELILQRSVEGFQQRGHEVAVLVTGPEQGVHQETVNDVRVYRAGLKNFYWPLTQQRPGPLARFGWHFRDQYNSAMRAPLREVLQREKPDLVVCHNLSGWSVAAWDEIRDSGTPIVQVLHDMYLLCPKNTLFKKGQSCQNLCGSCAALRRPHAEHSAKVDAVVGVSRYLLDTILNKGYFRGVPSQVIHNSSLIAGSTAEIPAARSDGAVRFGYMGTLSENKGVGWLIEQFQRLSLNATLTIAGKGQLDYEAQLKAMADPQKVSFVGYQKPADFYREIDVFVAPSLWAEPFGMVAVEACAFQKPVIASRMGGLPEIVRDGVNGLLCNAEDRDSLGRALQRLHDDAELRQRLSLLSRTAVADLLSMDTMLDSYQSLFERVLGEAQHGSTAARHVPHTQLSN; translated from the coding sequence ATGAAACTGCTCTTTCTCAACAGCTTCTATCCGCCCCATGTGGGCGGAGGCGCAGAGCTCATCCTGCAACGCAGCGTGGAAGGCTTCCAGCAGCGCGGCCACGAGGTCGCCGTGCTGGTGACCGGCCCCGAGCAGGGTGTGCACCAGGAGACGGTGAACGACGTTCGCGTCTATCGCGCCGGGCTGAAGAATTTCTACTGGCCCCTGACCCAGCAGCGCCCCGGTCCGCTGGCGCGCTTCGGCTGGCACTTTCGCGACCAGTACAACAGCGCGATGCGCGCGCCCCTGCGCGAGGTGCTGCAACGGGAAAAACCGGACCTGGTGGTGTGCCACAACCTGTCCGGCTGGTCGGTAGCGGCCTGGGACGAGATTCGCGACAGCGGTACCCCCATCGTCCAGGTGCTGCACGACATGTATCTGCTGTGCCCGAAGAACACCCTGTTCAAGAAGGGCCAGAGCTGCCAGAACCTTTGTGGCAGCTGTGCCGCCCTGCGTCGGCCCCACGCCGAGCATTCCGCCAAGGTGGATGCCGTCGTCGGTGTCAGCCGCTACCTGCTGGACACCATCCTGAACAAGGGGTACTTCCGCGGCGTGCCGAGCCAGGTCATCCACAACAGCAGCCTGATCGCCGGCAGCACCGCGGAGATCCCGGCAGCCAGGTCCGACGGCGCCGTCCGCTTCGGCTACATGGGCACCCTGTCGGAAAACAAGGGCGTGGGCTGGCTGATCGAGCAGTTCCAGCGCCTGTCGCTCAACGCGACCCTGACCATCGCCGGCAAGGGCCAACTGGATTACGAAGCCCAGCTCAAAGCCATGGCCGATCCCCAGAAGGTCAGCTTCGTCGGCTATCAGAAGCCCGCGGACTTCTATCGAGAGATCGACGTCTTCGTGGCGCCTTCGCTATGGGCCGAGCCCTTCGGCATGGTCGCCGTCGAGGCCTGCGCCTTCCAGAAGCCGGTCATCGCCAGCCGCATGGGCGGCCTGCCGGAGATCGTCAGGGATGGCGTGAACGGCCTGCTCTGCAATGCCGAGGACCGCGATTCCCTGGGACGTGCCCTGCAACGCCTGCATGACGATGCCGAGCTGCGGCAGCGACTGAGTCTGCTGAGCCGGACCGCGGTGGCTGACCTGCTCAGCATGGACACCATGCTCGACAGTTACCAGAGCCTCTTCGAGCGCGTCCTGGGCGAGGCGCAGCATGGCTCGACCGCGGCGCGTCACGTTCCTCATACACAGCTTTCCAACTGA